From Magnolia sinica isolate HGM2019 chromosome 13, MsV1, whole genome shotgun sequence, one genomic window encodes:
- the LOC131224330 gene encoding uncharacterized protein LOC131224330: MGKELWGHIGGSDPTPTDLTTLVQWNVKDARVMTWILGSIDPLLILNLRPHKMTKSMWEYLKKVYHHNHSTQRFQLENDLAAYSQGTLFVQEYFCDFQNLWAEFSDIVYADVSIESLSAVQVVHKVCKRDQFLMKLRPEFESIRSNLMHRDPSPSLDVCFGALLREEQCLLTQSSLPQENAIAYAA; encoded by the coding sequence ATGGGAAAAGAGTTGTGGGGTCATATTGGTGGGAGTGATCCAACACCTACCGATCTTACGACGTTGGTTCAATGGAATGTGAAAGATGCTCGCgtgatgacttggattcttgggtCTATTGATCCACTGCTTATACTCAATTTAAGGCCGCACAAGATGACTAAATCAatgtgggagtacttgaaaaaggtCTATCATCACAATCATTCCACCCAACGATTTCAGTTGGAAAATGATCTTGCTGCCTATTCCCAAGGTACACTCTTTGTTCAGGAATATTTCTGTGATTttcagaatctttgggctgagttTTCCGACATTGTGTATGCCGACGTGTCGATCGAGTCCCTCTCTGCTGTTCAAGTAGTCCATAAAGTTTGCAAAAGAGACCAGTTTTTAATGAAACTAAGGCCAGAATTCGAGTCTATTCGCTCTAACCTGATGCACAGGGATCCTTCACCATCTCTTGACGTGTGTTTTGGAGCACTTCTTCGAGAGGAACAATGTCTTCTTACTCAATCTTCACTTCCGCAAGAGAATGCTATCGCATACGCTGCTTAA